In Erigeron canadensis isolate Cc75 chromosome 6, C_canadensis_v1, whole genome shotgun sequence, the following are encoded in one genomic region:
- the LOC122602909 gene encoding SEC12-like protein 1, whose translation MEGGVTAEQGTVKFAAWIRRPENAHLVALGKLKHGDLPASLQIFTFDRITNSLSSSPEASYEFEEGCDPVSIAVHPSGDDIVCSTTKGGCRLFQLYGQEKNIKMVTKDLKPLQEVGPQKCLAFSTDGSRFAAGGMDGHLRIHEWPSMRVIVDESKAHKSFNDMDFSLDSEFLASTSTDGSARIWNANDGVPVNSLTRNSDEKIELCRFSKDGTKPFLFCTVQKGNKSITVVWDISTWNRIGFKRLLRKPACVMSISLDGKYLAQASKDGDVCVVTVKKMEVSHWSKRLHLGSSITSLDFCPSERVVLSTSNEWGAMVTKLNVPADWKEWQIYALLIGLFLASAILFYIFFEASDSFWNFPLGKNQPTRPKLGSFLGDPQSDDKNIWGPVDM comes from the exons atggaggGCGGTGTAACGGCGGAACAAGGAACGGTGAAATTTGCGGCGTGGATCCGGCGACCGGAAAATGCTCATTTAGTAGCGCTGGGGAAGTTGAAACACGGCGATCTCCCTGCTTCTCTTCAAATTTTCACTTTCGATCGTATTACTAACTCTCTCTCTTCATCTCCCGAG GCGAGTTATGAGTTTGAAGAAGGATGTGATCCAGTAAGTATAGCCGTTCATCCAAGCGGTGATGATATCGTTTGTTCTACTACCAAAGGCGGTTGCAG ATTGTTTCAGTTGTATGGCCAAGAGAAGAATATTAAGATGGTAACCAAAGACCTAAAGCCTCTCCAGGAGGTGGGACCACAAAAGTGCCTTGCCTTTAGCACAGATGGATCCAGATTTGCTGCCGGAGGGATG GATGGGCATCTCAGAATACATGAGTGGCCAAGCATGCGAGTCATAGTAGATGAATCAAAAGCTCACAAGTCATTCAATGATATGGACTTCAG CCTAGATTCGGAGTTCCTAGCTTCAACATCCACGGATGGCTCTGCTAGGATTTGGAATGCTAATGATGGTGTCCCAGTAAACTCTTTGACTCGAAATTCA GATGAGAAAATCGAGCTATGTCGATTTTCTAAGGATGGGACAAAACCGTTTTTGTTTTGCACTGTCCAAAAGG GCAATAAATCAATCACAGTTGTATGGGACATCAGTACGTGGAACAGAATTGGGTTTAAAAGACTTCTTAGAAAGCCTGCTTGCGTGATGTCAATCAGCCTGGATGGGAAGTATTTAGCTCA GGCAAGTAAAGATGGTGATGTGTGTGTAGTAACAGTGAAGAAGATGGAGGTTTCTCATTGGAGTAAGAGGCTTCACTTGGGCTCTTCCATCACCTCCCTGGATTTCTGTCCCAGTGAAAG GGTTGTTCTTTCCACATCTAATGAATGGGGTGCTATGGTAACCAAGTTAAATGTTCCTGCAGATTGGAAAG AATGGCAGATATATGCTCTGCTTATTGGACTATTTTTAGCATCTGCAATCTTGTTCTACATATTCTTTGAGGCTTCTGATTCGTTTTGGAACTTCCCGCTTGGAAAAAACCAACCCACTCGACCAAAGCTTGGTTCTTTTCTAGGAGATCCTCAATCTGATGACAAAAACATATGGGGTCCTGTTGACATGTAA